The Shewanella japonica genome has a window encoding:
- a CDS encoding zinc ribbon domain-containing protein, with translation MDCPFCQNELNDGALKCGHCLEYLSNHVCPDCHGTLPLEAKVCMHCHYRFSQISIDVTQLSMSFNSEVLASLLFRFRFLPQEIVTDEDKITINTPGIFRLWNNTDEVPWNKIAGFNYRSGIIWDKVEIETRGQKPSTILGLSKDNSEQLRKVLQSIVNAN, from the coding sequence ATGGATTGTCCTTTTTGTCAGAATGAATTAAATGATGGCGCGCTTAAATGTGGTCATTGTCTTGAATATTTATCTAACCATGTGTGCCCTGATTGCCATGGCACATTACCGTTAGAGGCTAAAGTCTGTATGCATTGTCATTATCGCTTCAGCCAAATAAGTATTGATGTCACCCAGTTGTCTATGTCATTTAATTCAGAAGTGTTGGCATCATTGTTATTCAGATTTCGGTTTTTACCCCAAGAAATTGTCACTGATGAAGATAAGATTACGATTAATACACCAGGCATTTTTAGGCTATGGAATAACACTGATGAAGTGCCATGGAATAAGATTGCGGGCTTTAATTATCGTAGCGGCATTATTTGGGACAAAGTCGAAATTGAAACCCGAGGTCAAAAGCCCAGCACTATTCTTGGATTATCGAAAGATAACAGCGAACAACTGCGTAAAGTGCTGCAATCAATCGTGAATGCGAATTAG
- the yegD gene encoding molecular chaperone has product MFIGFDYGSANCSVGVEKNGEVSLIPINGDSHFLSSTLYAMDRELIAEAVYQRIAPELQPEFAQLRSSQLSRARQVRHELDIYPDEQVVFVGPEAIDAYLELPDEGFYVRSPKSFLGASGLRPEQVALFEDIVTLMMLEVMSRANKLINEPITQAVIGRPVNFQGIGGEQSNQQAQTILETAAKRAGFAEVRFLFEPMAAAMDYEASMDSNQTVLVVDVGGGTTDCSMVKMGPERQHKTDRSDDVLGHSGQRVGGNDLDIAVAMNCFMPHLGLGSKLKNNLTVPRQPFWNGVAVNDISAQREFSALSTAKLIDELIKDAQQPQLLTRLKSLRLHQMSYQFVRQAEQSKIGLSSASTYAADLTFIEPEFDVTVNQNEFEIAVEQPIAKLVTIMKQAVDEAGVLPNVVYVTGGTAKSPVIHQCIADQFTGADIVVGDHFGSVTSGLVRWASKEFNS; this is encoded by the coding sequence ATGTTTATTGGGTTTGATTATGGCAGTGCAAACTGTTCTGTTGGCGTAGAAAAAAATGGTGAAGTGAGTTTAATTCCAATAAATGGTGATAGTCATTTTTTATCCTCTACTTTATATGCAATGGACAGAGAGTTGATTGCTGAAGCGGTATATCAACGCATTGCACCAGAACTTCAGCCAGAATTTGCTCAGTTACGTTCATCTCAATTAAGCCGTGCACGCCAAGTTCGCCATGAATTAGATATTTACCCTGACGAACAAGTGGTTTTTGTTGGACCTGAAGCGATTGACGCATACCTAGAATTACCTGATGAAGGTTTTTATGTCCGGTCGCCAAAATCATTTCTTGGCGCCAGTGGTTTACGTCCAGAACAAGTTGCTTTGTTTGAAGATATCGTGACATTGATGATGCTAGAGGTTATGTCCCGTGCAAACAAATTAATTAATGAACCGATTACGCAAGCCGTTATTGGCCGACCTGTTAACTTTCAAGGTATTGGTGGTGAGCAAAGTAATCAGCAAGCACAAACGATATTAGAAACGGCTGCAAAACGAGCTGGATTCGCCGAAGTACGTTTTTTGTTTGAGCCAATGGCAGCAGCGATGGATTATGAAGCCTCCATGGATAGCAATCAAACCGTGTTAGTTGTGGATGTGGGAGGCGGTACGACTGATTGCTCTATGGTGAAAATGGGACCAGAGCGTCAGCATAAAACCGATCGCTCAGATGATGTTCTTGGTCACAGTGGTCAGCGTGTTGGCGGTAATGATTTAGATATTGCCGTTGCCATGAACTGTTTTATGCCGCATCTTGGTTTAGGCTCGAAACTAAAAAATAACTTAACAGTGCCTCGCCAACCATTTTGGAATGGGGTTGCTGTGAATGACATTAGTGCGCAGCGTGAATTTAGCGCATTGTCTACTGCTAAGTTGATTGATGAACTAATCAAGGATGCACAACAGCCACAATTACTGACTCGACTAAAATCCTTAAGGTTGCACCAAATGAGTTATCAGTTTGTGCGTCAAGCTGAGCAATCAAAAATTGGGTTATCCTCAGCCTCAACGTATGCTGCAGACTTAACGTTTATAGAGCCAGAATTTGACGTCACTGTTAATCAAAATGAGTTTGAAATCGCTGTTGAGCAACCCATTGCTAAGTTAGTCACTATTATGAAGCAAGCGGTAGATGAAGCTGGCGTGTTACCTAATGTTGTTTATGTAACAGGCGGGACGGCAAAAAGTCCGGTGATACATCAATGCATTGCTGATCAGTTTACTGGTGCAGATATTGTTGTTGGCGATCACTTTGGCAGTGTAACCAGTGGGTTAGTGCGCTGGGCAAGCAAAGAATTTAACTCTTAA
- a CDS encoding Ppx/GppA phosphatase family protein, producing MADVIAQDSQHFVAIDMGSNSFHLVIAREQDGLLQVLHKEKRQVQLAKYLDNHNVLAEVAIENGVQCLKDFSQRFSNLAKAQVKIVATHTLRVAKNRQSFLTAARKVLPYPINVVSGHEEARLIYTGIAHSQVLEQKNIVIDIGGGSTEVIVGNEKRAKHLASLKCGCVSYNKRFFVNGHLTKEAFKQAIQAADKQFSGLSQVYFNQDWSLVLGSSGSAKAITLAISEVTDNGKGITSKNLLALKEHLINVGSIDKLEFELLDERRIPLLAAGLAILISFFRQLGIEHLQAAKGALREGVLYELAKIEQQDDIRQRTLSSLAQLYHADVNQASKVTKTALTLFEQVSNSWQLADYRWLLEGACQLHEIGISINSKSHHKHGSYILENSDLPGFNQQQQQMLSLLVGNHRKKLNYPAITIADEIQRQAFTRLLTLLRLAVLFNLGRTSSSNQQIKVKAQQADLTIKFSQRKEQDKEAIQRSELLIQDLYAEQKKLATIGINLSFK from the coding sequence TTGGCTGATGTTATTGCACAAGACTCACAACATTTTGTCGCTATCGACATGGGGTCAAATAGTTTTCATTTAGTTATTGCACGTGAACAAGACGGGCTTTTGCAAGTGTTACATAAAGAAAAACGCCAAGTGCAACTAGCCAAATACCTTGATAATCACAATGTGTTAGCAGAAGTTGCAATCGAAAATGGCGTTCAATGTCTTAAAGACTTTAGTCAGCGTTTTTCAAACTTAGCGAAAGCCCAAGTCAAAATTGTCGCCACACACACCTTACGGGTTGCCAAAAATCGCCAATCTTTTTTAACCGCAGCCCGCAAAGTGCTGCCCTACCCAATTAATGTTGTTTCAGGTCATGAAGAAGCGCGGTTAATTTATACCGGTATAGCCCACAGCCAAGTGCTTGAACAAAAAAATATAGTTATCGATATTGGTGGTGGCTCAACAGAAGTGATTGTGGGTAATGAAAAACGCGCTAAACACTTAGCCAGTTTAAAATGTGGCTGCGTCAGCTATAACAAACGCTTTTTTGTGAATGGACACCTTACAAAAGAAGCGTTTAAACAGGCTATTCAAGCTGCAGATAAGCAATTCTCCGGCTTAAGCCAAGTTTACTTTAACCAAGATTGGTCACTCGTGTTAGGGAGTTCAGGCTCAGCAAAAGCCATCACTCTCGCCATCAGTGAAGTAACTGATAATGGCAAAGGTATAACCAGTAAAAACCTTTTAGCGTTAAAGGAACACCTCATCAATGTCGGTAGTATCGACAAGCTAGAATTCGAGCTACTAGATGAAAGAAGGATCCCTCTTCTTGCTGCAGGTTTAGCTATCTTAATCAGTTTTTTTCGGCAATTGGGAATTGAACATTTGCAAGCTGCAAAAGGTGCCCTTCGAGAAGGTGTCCTCTATGAGCTTGCCAAGATTGAACAACAAGATGATATTAGGCAACGCACATTATCGAGTTTGGCTCAGCTATATCATGCTGATGTTAACCAAGCATCTAAGGTGACTAAAACTGCTTTAACCTTATTTGAGCAAGTCAGTAATTCATGGCAATTAGCAGATTATCGTTGGTTACTGGAAGGCGCTTGTCAGCTCCACGAAATTGGCATTTCGATTAATTCAAAATCACACCATAAGCACGGAAGTTACATTCTCGAAAATAGTGACTTACCGGGTTTTAACCAGCAACAACAGCAAATGTTATCCTTGCTTGTAGGCAATCATCGAAAAAAACTAAACTATCCTGCAATAACGATAGCTGATGAGATTCAGCGCCAAGCTTTTACTCGCTTATTAACTCTTCTGCGTCTCGCTGTGTTGTTTAATTTAGGCCGAACATCCAGCAGCAACCAACAAATAAAAGTTAAAGCGCAACAAGCTGATTTGACCATTAAGTTTTCGCAGCGCAAAGAGCAGGATAAAGAAGCAATTCAACGCAGCGAATTATTAATACAAGACTTATATGCGGAACAAAAGAAGTTAGCTACTATAGGGATTAATTTGAGCTTTAAGTAA
- a CDS encoding CreA family protein → MSCSDDVGKVSLGVFTTKDIKLNMMVDPIVTGVTCHVASIEADLSFSDPSDSAISCRQTGEITPEMIAAIDMSASGEIVFKKSKSIFFKTMKIRRIFDKENQTLMYVSYSTKETSGSYKHSLSTVPLWGTKAYSQVQATN, encoded by the coding sequence ATGAGCTGTAGTGATGATGTGGGTAAAGTCAGTTTAGGGGTGTTTACCACTAAAGATATTAAGCTCAATATGATGGTTGATCCCATTGTGACAGGGGTGACTTGTCATGTGGCAAGTATTGAAGCTGATTTAAGCTTTTCAGACCCATCAGATTCAGCTATTTCATGCCGCCAAACGGGTGAAATTACACCGGAAATGATTGCTGCAATTGATATGTCTGCATCGGGCGAAATTGTGTTCAAAAAATCAAAAAGTATCTTTTTTAAGACGATGAAAATACGTCGCATCTTTGATAAAGAAAACCAAACACTAATGTATGTTTCTTATTCTACAAAAGAAACCTCAGGAAGCTATAAGCACAGCCTGTCGACAGTGCCTTTATGGGGAACTAAAGCTTACAGCCAGGTGCAAGCTACAAACTAG
- the ppk1 gene encoding polyphosphate kinase 1 has translation MTESRHLKFVDKELSWLSFNERVLQEAYDTSVPLIERVRFLGIFSSNMDEFFQVRVAAVRRAILVSGISSKQLKYQQLMNKIQEKVFDLQEKFDRIYPVLMKELARCNIFLINETQLSEFHSAWLKKYFKNQLKRHIAPHIVTDESDLVQHLVDGTTYLVASLQSGDNKEYALVEVPNKNVPRFLELPTEKTSKIKHLILLDNIIRHCIDDLFRPFFEFDTIQVFSMKMTRDADYNISNELEQTTLERMTKGIKKRLNAQPVRLVYDRNMPVDMLEMLKSHLHISSTECLVPGGRYHSFKDFMDFPNPSRKKLVNEKLHPIDSSQFLAFDNSFDAIRHKDIMLNYPYHKFSHFTELVRQAAYDPAVKFIKINLYRVAKKSHIMQSLIDAVKNGKQVTAIIELRARFDEESNINWTRRLAEAGVTVHHGIPSLKVHSKLCLIGRKEHGQTRYYCHIGSGNFNEGTARFYTDFSLFTANQDIAGEVKQVFDLIERPYRKDEFNHLIVSPYNSRTRFLSLIDDEIVQAKQNKPASIQLKLNNLVDDIMINKLYEASNAGVKITMLIRGMCSLIPQIPGQSDNIKVYSIIDRYLEHSRVMLFHAGGEQKLFIGSSDWMTRNIDERIEVSTPVYDKQLKQMVIAILSLQFKDNTKSRVINQQHDNRYNPRGNKRKLRSQVAIHQYLNSYEKKVKTALAVKHNNKNQAELPQEA, from the coding sequence GTGACTGAATCCCGTCATCTAAAATTCGTTGATAAAGAACTGTCTTGGTTGTCATTTAATGAACGTGTATTACAGGAAGCTTATGATACTTCTGTACCACTCATTGAGCGAGTGAGGTTCTTAGGGATTTTTTCAAGTAACATGGATGAGTTTTTTCAGGTCAGAGTCGCTGCAGTGAGACGAGCGATACTCGTTTCTGGTATCAGTTCTAAACAACTTAAGTACCAGCAATTAATGAACAAAATTCAGGAAAAAGTTTTCGACTTACAAGAGAAGTTTGATCGAATTTATCCTGTATTAATGAAAGAGTTAGCCCGCTGTAATATCTTTTTAATTAACGAGACTCAACTGAGTGAGTTTCACAGTGCCTGGCTTAAGAAGTACTTTAAAAATCAATTAAAGCGTCATATAGCACCCCATATCGTCACCGATGAAAGTGATTTAGTGCAGCACTTAGTTGATGGGACTACTTACTTAGTCGCTAGCCTGCAATCGGGCGATAATAAAGAGTACGCTTTGGTAGAAGTGCCCAATAAGAATGTACCTCGATTTTTAGAACTACCAACTGAAAAAACATCAAAAATTAAACACTTAATATTGCTAGATAATATTATACGTCACTGTATTGATGATTTATTTAGACCTTTTTTTGAGTTCGATACCATTCAAGTTTTCTCAATGAAAATGACCCGAGATGCGGATTACAACATCAGTAATGAGCTTGAACAAACAACACTTGAACGAATGACAAAAGGGATTAAAAAACGTTTAAATGCTCAACCCGTGAGGCTAGTATATGACCGCAATATGCCTGTAGATATGCTAGAAATGCTAAAGTCACACTTGCATATCAGCTCTACAGAGTGTCTTGTGCCGGGCGGCCGATATCATAGCTTCAAAGACTTTATGGACTTCCCCAATCCAAGTCGAAAAAAACTGGTAAACGAGAAGCTTCACCCCATTGATAGCAGTCAGTTTTTAGCGTTTGACAACAGTTTTGATGCAATTAGGCATAAAGATATTATGCTTAATTACCCGTATCATAAGTTTTCTCATTTTACTGAATTAGTCAGACAAGCCGCTTATGATCCAGCAGTTAAATTCATTAAAATTAACCTTTATCGAGTGGCGAAGAAAAGCCACATTATGCAGTCACTGATTGATGCCGTTAAAAATGGTAAACAAGTGACCGCAATCATTGAGCTTAGAGCCCGTTTTGATGAGGAATCAAACATTAACTGGACTCGGCGCTTAGCTGAAGCTGGAGTGACTGTGCATCATGGTATTCCGAGTTTAAAAGTCCATTCAAAATTATGCCTCATTGGCCGTAAAGAACATGGTCAAACCCGGTATTATTGCCATATAGGTTCAGGTAACTTTAATGAAGGAACAGCCCGTTTTTATACTGACTTTTCGTTGTTTACCGCCAATCAAGATATTGCAGGTGAAGTCAAACAAGTTTTTGATTTAATTGAAAGGCCTTACCGTAAAGACGAATTCAATCATCTCATCGTCTCGCCTTATAACTCGCGAACACGCTTTTTAAGCTTAATCGATGATGAAATTGTACAAGCTAAACAAAACAAGCCTGCCAGTATTCAGCTAAAACTGAATAATTTGGTGGATGACATCATGATTAATAAGCTATATGAAGCCTCGAATGCCGGTGTCAAAATCACTATGCTTATCCGTGGCATGTGCAGCTTGATCCCGCAAATACCTGGGCAAAGCGACAACATTAAGGTTTATAGTATTATCGATCGTTATTTAGAGCATTCACGGGTGATGTTGTTCCATGCTGGCGGCGAACAAAAACTGTTTATTGGATCCTCTGACTGGATGACGCGTAATATTGACGAACGAATTGAAGTCTCAACCCCAGTATATGATAAGCAGTTAAAACAAATGGTTATTGCTATACTTTCATTGCAATTTAAAGATAATACTAAGTCTAGGGTGATTAATCAGCAGCATGATAATCGCTATAACCCTAGAGGAAACAAACGCAAACTTCGTAGTCAAGTTGCTATTCATCAATACCTTAATAGCTACGAAAAGAAAGTAAAAACTGCATTAGCAGTCAAACATAACAATAAGAACCAAGCAGAATTACCACAAGAGGCTTAA
- a CDS encoding alanine/ornithine racemase family PLP-dependent enzyme, translating into MKYPRLDVDCTKIQQNAQFLIGKLSLKNISVTPVTKVFLGHPIIAKVLVTAGAKMFADSRIENIQRMTNAGITTSKMLMRTPMLSQVATVVRCCEISLNTEIIVIQSLSRAAKQSNINHGIIIMVELGDLREGVMPERIVGFIRKIISLPNITIRGIGANLACRYGIAPDDIKMSLLSDLANEIEAQFGIHLDIISGGNTASINWALTSTNLTRVNNLRIGEAIFLGFESLMNEKIIGLHDNAVTLSAEVIESKIKPSLPWGSRGLNAFGEKDIICDRGTVSQAILALGRQDVCVTGLSPPTGMQIMSSTSDHLIIETTGEPLLVGQIVKFTLDYSALLSCMSSRYVHKVFSTT; encoded by the coding sequence ATGAAGTATCCTAGGTTAGACGTAGATTGCACTAAAATTCAGCAAAATGCACAGTTCCTAATAGGTAAACTTTCGTTAAAAAACATATCAGTAACTCCTGTAACCAAAGTTTTTTTAGGTCATCCCATCATAGCTAAAGTGCTTGTCACTGCAGGTGCAAAGATGTTTGCAGATTCAAGAATCGAAAACATCCAAAGAATGACTAATGCAGGTATTACTACTTCAAAGATGTTGATGCGGACTCCAATGCTCAGCCAGGTCGCAACTGTAGTTAGGTGCTGTGAAATTAGCTTAAATACTGAAATTATTGTTATACAGAGTCTTTCCCGCGCGGCAAAACAATCAAATATCAACCATGGGATCATTATTATGGTTGAACTAGGCGATTTAAGAGAAGGTGTCATGCCTGAGCGCATAGTTGGCTTTATCCGTAAAATAATTTCTTTACCCAATATAACAATAAGGGGGATCGGTGCAAATCTAGCCTGTCGATATGGTATCGCACCTGACGATATAAAAATGAGCCTATTATCAGACTTAGCCAACGAGATAGAAGCTCAGTTTGGTATTCATCTCGACATTATTTCAGGAGGAAATACGGCTTCAATTAATTGGGCGCTTACGAGTACAAATTTAACGCGAGTAAATAACCTTCGGATCGGAGAAGCCATATTTTTAGGCTTTGAATCGTTAATGAATGAGAAAATTATTGGGCTACATGATAATGCAGTAACGTTAAGCGCTGAAGTCATTGAGTCCAAAATAAAACCATCTTTACCATGGGGTTCAAGAGGATTAAATGCTTTTGGAGAAAAGGATATTATTTGTGATAGAGGCACTGTCTCTCAAGCCATTCTTGCATTAGGACGCCAAGATGTTTGTGTCACAGGGCTTAGCCCCCCAACAGGAATGCAAATAATGTCATCAACAAGTGATCATTTGATCATCGAAACAACCGGTGAACCGCTACTAGTCGGGCAAATTGTTAAATTTACACTGGACTACAGTGCTCTTTTATCCTGTATGTCATCACGTTATGTCCATAAGGTTTTCAGCACCACTTAG
- a CDS encoding DUF1611 domain-containing protein codes for MPILHSVLTETTNLVSDKKTDNNFNITHSEACVSPDHKGKLPQQTAMVYCEGNFGKIDGKTANGLIRHSQKYRILSVIDSELAGLDSGQVLDQKENNIPIVANIEEAIILTKVIPDFFIFGIAPSSGFLSDLDKNVILSAISLKMNIVNGLHEFLTDDPIFLQASIQHNVQILDIRKPKRKEELQTFSGKIHNVNCPRIAIMGTDCALGKRTTATLLANELSKQGLNVVMVATGQTGIMQGAPYSVALDAVPSQFCAGELESVIFKAYEIESPDIIIIEGQGALSHPAFSTSSFILRGSCPTAVILQHAPKRTFRSDFPNMSMPSLASEIHLIETFANTSVIGLTLNHEQMSTDEVLTAISGYSTQFGIPVTDPLSQPIEHLLQIVLSKYPLIENKFVEQG; via the coding sequence ATGCCAATTTTACACTCCGTATTGACAGAAACTACTAACCTAGTTAGTGATAAGAAGACTGATAATAATTTCAACATAACACACTCTGAAGCTTGCGTTTCCCCTGATCATAAAGGCAAATTGCCTCAACAAACAGCGATGGTATATTGTGAAGGTAATTTTGGAAAAATTGATGGTAAGACAGCTAACGGATTGATCAGGCATTCTCAAAAGTACCGCATATTATCAGTTATTGACAGTGAACTTGCTGGCTTAGATTCTGGTCAAGTACTTGATCAAAAAGAAAATAACATTCCTATCGTCGCTAATATTGAAGAAGCTATCATCCTTACAAAGGTCATACCCGATTTTTTCATATTTGGAATTGCTCCCTCCAGCGGTTTTTTATCAGATTTAGACAAAAACGTCATCCTATCTGCCATCTCACTAAAAATGAATATCGTCAATGGGTTACATGAGTTCTTAACTGACGACCCAATATTTTTACAAGCCAGCATTCAGCATAATGTCCAGATATTAGATATTCGAAAGCCCAAGAGAAAAGAGGAGCTACAAACATTTAGTGGCAAAATCCACAATGTTAATTGCCCAAGAATTGCAATAATGGGGACTGATTGCGCATTAGGAAAACGAACCACAGCAACATTGTTGGCAAATGAATTGAGTAAACAAGGCCTTAATGTTGTAATGGTAGCTACAGGACAAACAGGCATAATGCAAGGAGCGCCCTACTCTGTTGCCCTCGATGCAGTTCCTTCCCAGTTTTGTGCGGGTGAACTGGAATCTGTAATTTTCAAAGCCTATGAAATCGAAAGCCCAGATATTATTATAATTGAAGGACAAGGCGCATTGAGTCACCCTGCTTTTTCTACTAGCTCTTTCATTCTACGTGGCAGCTGTCCGACGGCGGTTATTTTGCAACATGCCCCCAAACGCACATTTCGTAGCGACTTTCCTAATATGTCAATGCCTTCCCTTGCATCAGAAATTCATTTAATTGAGACCTTTGCAAATACATCAGTTATTGGGTTAACACTCAACCACGAACAGATGTCTACAGATGAGGTGCTCACCGCAATAAGCGGTTATTCAACTCAATTTGGCATACCCGTTACCGATCCCTTATCGCAACCAATAGAGCATCTATTACAAATAGTATTGTCAAAATATCCATTAATCGAAAACAAATTTGTTGAGCAGGGATGA
- a CDS encoding cystathionine beta-lyase translates to MSHQQDKLATQIVSVGRDKKFTKGIINPPVFRASTVVFDTMDDMRFAIKNKTNGEMFYGRRGTPTHFSFQQAISELEGGVGTALYPSGSGAISGALLSFLKSGDHLLMVDSAYEPTRDLCNKLLAGFGIETTYYDPLIGEGIKELIQPNTKVLFLESPGSITMEIQDVPTLSRIAHEHDIVVMLDNTWASPINSRPFEMGVDISIQAATKYIVGHSDVMMGTATANEAHWEQLRENSYLMGQTTSPDDVYMAARGLRTLGVRMAQHDKNARIVANWLASRPEVDHLRHPAFDTCPGHEFFERDFSGGNGLFSFVLKQGNLASVTAFVENMRHFKMGFSWGGYESLILGVFGINKLRTATQWDSSKPLIRLHIGLEDPDDLIADLTAAFERYADVESNR, encoded by the coding sequence ATGAGTCACCAGCAAGATAAATTAGCCACTCAAATTGTCAGTGTTGGCCGAGACAAAAAGTTCACAAAGGGCATTATTAATCCGCCCGTATTTCGTGCATCTACTGTCGTTTTTGACACGATGGATGACATGCGTTTTGCGATAAAAAACAAAACTAATGGTGAAATGTTTTATGGTAGACGTGGAACACCGACTCACTTCTCATTCCAGCAAGCAATAAGTGAGCTTGAAGGCGGTGTCGGCACTGCATTATACCCTTCTGGTTCAGGCGCTATTAGTGGTGCTTTATTATCATTTCTAAAAAGTGGCGATCACTTACTTATGGTCGACAGTGCTTATGAGCCAACACGAGACTTGTGTAATAAGTTACTGGCAGGCTTTGGAATTGAGACCACCTACTACGATCCATTAATTGGCGAAGGCATCAAAGAACTTATTCAGCCTAATACCAAAGTTTTGTTCTTAGAATCTCCAGGATCTATCACTATGGAGATTCAAGATGTACCGACATTAAGTCGTATAGCCCATGAACATGATATTGTGGTAATGCTTGATAATACTTGGGCATCGCCAATCAACTCACGTCCATTTGAGATGGGCGTCGATATTTCAATCCAAGCTGCAACCAAGTACATTGTTGGCCACTCTGATGTCATGATGGGAACAGCGACAGCTAATGAAGCACATTGGGAACAATTGCGTGAAAATAGCTATTTGATGGGACAAACCACCTCGCCAGATGATGTTTATATGGCTGCTCGAGGATTACGTACTTTGGGCGTACGCATGGCTCAACATGATAAAAATGCACGTATAGTCGCTAATTGGTTAGCAAGCCGTCCAGAAGTGGATCATCTCCGTCATCCAGCCTTTGATACTTGTCCTGGCCATGAATTTTTTGAACGTGATTTTAGTGGTGGTAACGGTTTATTCTCGTTCGTATTAAAACAAGGTAACTTAGCTTCGGTCACTGCATTTGTAGAAAATATGCGCCACTTTAAAATGGGCTTTTCATGGGGGGGTTATGAAAGCCTCATCCTTGGTGTTTTTGGTATTAATAAACTGAGAACCGCCACTCAATGGGATAGCAGCAAACCGCTGATTAGACTTCACATCGGTTTAGAAGATCCTGATGATTTGATTGCAGATTTAACTGCTGCATTCGAGCGTTATGCTGATGTTGAGTCTAACCGTTAG